The stretch of DNA GGACGTAGATTACAACCGCAATGCAGAGGATTCCCAGCAAGAAGCACTTGGCTGCCATTTCGCATGCTGCCAACTATCGAAGCGGGAACATCCTCCAAACTATTGTTGGTTAGATCAACATGTTTTAGAGAGCTTACTTTCACCAGATTGGCAAAGGGCAAATGGTAGATTTGATTGTGGGACAGATCCAGGCTGCTCAGATTTTGTGGAAGGTCAAAAATATGCTCCTCAGATGCCAGATTTGCCAGCTCATTATAGGACATGTCCAGACTTCGCAATGAAGTGAAATTCGAGATAACTCCTCTCCTCAGATCGTTGATCTGATTGTGGGACACATCCAAGGTATACAGCTTCTTGGTACCAAAGGTAATATCATAAGTAAGCACGGGCATTTGATTGTAGCTCAGGTTGAGGTTCCTCAGATTGTACGGAATCCACTGATGCGAGGGAAAAGTCTTCTTTGTCACGAAACTTATACGATTGTGACTCAAATCCAAGGTTTCCAGGCTGAGTAAGTCATCGAGCACGCCATTGGTTTTGTTGTCCAATTTGGTGAGGTAATTAAAGGACAAATCCAGATTTCTCAGTGAGGGTAGACCAATGAAAATGTCATTTTGCAGCTGCTGTATACCATTCGACGAAAGATTTAAAgtgagcagctgcagcagaccCTCAAAAGCTCGTTTACTAAGaggtaaaaattatattattatttatagttatgatacaaatattttttaggataTTTACCTTATGTCCTTGACTTGATTTCCATACAGATTTAACTCAAACAGCACTGGCAGCTTGCCAAAGGCACTGCGCTCGAGGGTGGTAATATTATTGTTCTAAAGGGAAACAAggatatatttaaagtttgtgaaTTTCCTAGCATTTACCCACCTCCAAATATAAATACTGCAGTGTTGACATCACAGCTACTGCCTCCAATGGTGGCTGGCTAATTCCATTGTTCTGCAGCTTCAAACGTTGCACGACCAGCAGACCCGTAAAACTTTGTCCATTCAGACTATCACCCAGTTGATTGTGGCTGAGATCCAAGTAGATAAGCGAGTTCATTACCGGCCAGGTATTCGCCGGTATTTCATTCAGTAGATTATGACTGAAATGCAGTTCATTCAGGGAAATGGGCAGCTGGAAGAGTTTATCCAACTGATTGTTATTCAAGTACAACTGCCGCATGCTAGTCAACTTGGCCAGTGAACCTCGCACTACGTTAACCAATCCATTATGACTGAGATTCATCTCCAACAGCGTTGGCAAAGTGCCAAAAGTGGAGGACTTGATCTCCCGCATGCTATTATAACTCAGATCAAGGGATCGTAGCGAAAAGAGGGTTTGAAAAACTCCATTAAAAATGCTCGAGATGTTGTTGTGTGAAACATCAATGGTGTGCAGTTCGTAGAGCTTCGGGAAACAGTTTTTTGGTATCTCAGCTATGTTGTTGTGCGAAGCATTCAGTACTTTCAATCCCGTCATATTTTGAAGGGGAATctgtaaagaaaaatataaaattatttcccatcttGGAATTTAAAGAGCTATTCTCTTACCTGCGCCAAATTGGTAAAGTTATTGTAGCTTAGCTGAAAATAGGTGGCAAAAGTGGTCTCATCGAAGCTGCGTCGCGAAAAGTTGGTCAAGAGATTATGGGACAAGTCAAGAACCGTAATGTTCACACAGTTCTCAAAGGCAGCTGTTTCTATGAGTTCCAAAGCATTATGCGAAACGTTTATGACAGCCTGGTAAATATCCTTAAACGAGTTCTTTTCAATTTTGGTTATGTTGTTCTCTGCCAAATCAAGCAACTGAAATTTAAGATATCAATTAGtggtaatttaaaaatatttattttatttaatatctcaCCTCCACATAGTTCATCTGCGTAAACATCTGGTACTCGACTTTCTTCAGCTGATTTCGTGCCAAATCTATGGTTCCAATGCGGGCAATTGAACCAAAAGTACCTCGTCCAATATCGGTAAGCACATTATCACTTAGGAAAAGTCGTCGCAGGAAACGCATTCCCCTGAAACTATTGGCATCCAGTCGGGAAATATTGTTGTGCGACAAATGGAGCACTTTTAGCACAGAGTTTCTGGCAAAGGTTCCGCGACTAAGTTCGTTTAGCGCATTGTGGGATACATTGCACCACCCCATCTTCGTGAGATCAGCTATATGCTGTGCCTCCAGCTTTTTTATCTTGTTGTGACTGATATCCAGGACTTCTAGTTCTCTTAGGTTCTTGAACTGATTGCGTTTCAGGTTCTCCAACTGATTGCCATGCAAATCAAGGGTTTTTAGTTTTCGCAAGGGCTGGAAAGTCTCTATAGGCAGATCACTCAGGTTTCCATTGGTCACCCGGATGATTCCCAGACTATTGGCGATCTCCTGGCCAGCAAACAGATCCTTGGGCAGTTGCTCAAAGGCATGACCATCGATTACCAGTTCCTTTGTTTTTCCAAGGATCTGTaaagttatttttcttttagatAAGCAAGTTTTTGGGTAGTTAATTTCGTTCTTACACCAAATCCCAGAGGTCCTACGTGGCTTAGATTTGTGCGGATTAGGTGCAGTTGCTCCAGAGTATTGTTCACTCCATAGAATACATAATCTTCAATGGTGGTAAGTGGGGTTTCTTCAATGATCAGCAAACGCGCTTTGATGTGGGCAAACAGAGGACCAAATAGACGTACTATATAGAGGGTAAGAATgataaatgttataaatataataaatttatttatgatccCCACCGAAATGTCCCTTGTAGATGGTCAACTCCTCGATGGGCATTTCAAAAGAGGCCAAATTCTGTAGGGCCACGGAAAGAGTGGCCAAATTGGTATTTTCACAGCGTATGTAGAGACCATTATCGCTGCCCTTTACACATTCGCAGGGGTACAAGACATTCGATctgttttaaaaacattattaataaaatatacatatttataacatttcaACTTACTTTTTGGGACACTTGAACTCCGGTTCGCCATACACATATTCCGAACTGGCCAGGGCTATAAAATGCAGCAGAACGAGACTGCGCAGGCGTAGCTGAATCATGTTTATAGCGATTTCGTCAGcgttttaatttagtttagcCCATGGCCCAAAAACAAGTTTgctttttaagtcttttgtgTGGGTGCTGTTTTCCTGAGAGCTaaaattctttgtttttagCTTTTCCGCttcaatgcttaggttttTCCTTGATGAGAAGTTAAGTTTACTTGGCTTATCAACGAACAAAGGTAAATGGTTTCCTCACCACTTTTACTTTTCGCTCTGCTGGCGCAacaggtttttgtttttagagaCCGCTCTTCCAGCTCTTTGCCACACTCTCTTGGCAGCTCTAAAATCGTTGGATTGAATGGAATCCAATCATTTTGATTGTCTAAAAGAAGTAGCCCCCTGTGAATCACCACTTCCACTTGGATTTCCCCTGGTATACCGCagatttaacatatttttatttatttatttcacctTCTGCGCGCGATTTCATCGATAGACTTTAAGCGAGTGGGCAGCCCCGCGCAACTATCGCTGTCGATGGACTATCGGCAGCCCGCATATCGAATCGCCCGCACGCGCGAATGCAACCCTGTTGTGACATCTCGCTCGTTGGAAAAGCAAAACCAggcgcaaaataaataaaatttgctcACGTCCCCATACAATTCTCGTTGTACCTACGCACAAGCAAAAGTAAGTAGAAACGCCTAAGTGATTTGCCAGcaataaaatggtttaatgGAAAGTGCGCActtttttggcattttggaATTGAAATGAGTGGGCATTGTTCACGTTCTCGCCTCGCCGACGGGGAGAAATACTGACTTCGCCCGTTTTAGCCGCCATCGCGGCAACAGCCAATCACAGGCCGAGCTACGCATACGCGGCAGAAAATCCGTGTACATACACGTCTGAGCGCTGTGGTATTGGTGGCCGGGGAGAACGCGAGTTACTCGCTGTGCAGAATGGACCATTATGTTTTTGTTGCGCGGCAAAAGTGCGTTAATTACTTAATAATTATGTTGCATTTCTTTTAACTTCCCCTAGCTCTAAAGCAAGATGAGCTACGCCGCTGATGTCCTGAACTCGGCCCACTTGGAGCTGCATGGCGGCGGCGACGCGGAGCTGCGTCGTCCCTTCGATCCCACGGCCCACGATTTGGACGCCTCCTTCCGGCTCACCCGGTTCGCTGACCTCAAGGGACGCGGCTGCAAGGTGCCGCAGGATGTGCTCTCCAAGCTGGTGTCCGCCCTGCAGCAGGACTACTCCGCCCAGGACCAGGAGCCGCAGTTCCTCAACGTGGCCATCCCGAGGATCGGCATCGGTCTCGACTGCTCCGTCATTCCGCTGCGGCACGGCGGCCTCTGCCTGGTGCAGACCACCGATTTCTTCTACCCCATTGTCGATGATCCCTACATGATGGGCAAGATCGCCTGCGCCAATGTGCTGAGCGATTTGTACGCCATGGGAGTCACCGATTGCGACAATATGCTGATGCTCCTGGCGGTCAGCACCAAGATGACGGAGAAGGAGCGCGATGTGGTCATTCCGCTGATCATGCGTGGCTTCAAGGACTCTGCCTTGGAGGCGGGAACCACTGTAACTGGGGGTCAGAGCGTGGTCAACCCATGGTGCACCATTGGCGGCGTGGCCTCGACCATTTGCCAGCCCAACGAGTACATTGTGCCCGATAATGCCGTCGTAGGCGACGTCCTGGTGCTGACCAAGCCCCTGGGCACCCAGGTGGCGGTGAATGCCCACCAGTGGATCGACCAGCCGGAGCGCTGGAACCGCATCAAGCTGGTGGTGTCCGAGGAGGATGTGCGCAAGGCCTATCATCGCGCCATGAACTCCATGTCGCGGCTGAACCGCGTGGCCGCTCGCCTCATGCACAAGTACAATGCCCACGGGGCCACCGACATCACGGGATTCGGATTACTCGGTCACGCTCAAACTTTGGCCGCCCATCAGAAGAAGGACGTGTCGTTCGTCATCCACAATCTGCCGGTGATCGCCAAGATGGCCGCGGTGGCCAAGGCCTGCGGCAACATGTTCCAGCTGCTGCAGGGCCACTCGGCCGAGACCTCGGGTGGATTGCTCATCTGCCTGCCGCGCGAACAGGCGGCCGCCTATTGCAAGGACATCGAGAAGCAGGAGGGCTACCAGGCCTGGATCATTGGCATTGTCGAGAAGGGCAACAAGACCGCTCGCATCATCGACAAGCCGCGCGTCATCGAGGTGCCCGCCAAGGATTAGGTGACCAGCCCGATTTTTCTACCTTAAGTATCGTAATTTTAACGtaactgctgctgctaccCTCAGTTGTAACCGGCTTCATCggtctttgttttttataaaaaagctTATCAACTACAGATTCTCTGATCACTATAATCATGGACGTCGCTACTGAAATACGAgtgaataaaatgaaaacactTGACTCTTTTGTATCGAGTAAACGAACGAGAACGGATTTTTAGGGGGGGGCAACCGGCGGGGCATCTGGATGAGCTTTTTTCAAATACACTTTTGTTATTAAAACGCAACTCGCAGCTTGGCGAAAAGTGGAGCATCTTCGAACAGTCggctttcatttaaatatttagaatttaatcAATCTATTTGACCCATTAGAGCAGGTTAACACTGTACAAAAAACGAACTTGTTTTTGTTCAGTAGATGCACCCATAAACTTGTATAGTCGCACTTTGGAATTAAAACTTTGCTAATATcaatacaaaatttgtttgctaATTTCTGTTACACATTTGGAGGTTTAGAGTCGCTCGCTAATGAACTTAAGCACGCGTTTTGAAAGTCAAATCGTTGGTAAATAAcgtgaattttaattatagaaGCTTTGTTTCACGGCTCAAACTTTGGAGCGGCTTATCAGGAACGTATATTTCAGGAATTTAGATAGAAATCgtgctaaaattaaataattatgttCAAGGTTgtagtttatttatataatttagaaaaaagaatttaGTATAGAGTTTTTCAGGGGAATATTTCgttctattaatttttattttaactcgTAATTTTTAGgaagatattttattatataaggttttattaaaattcctattatttaaaaaaaaataatttcaaaaatgttaaatcaaaatacatattattaaaattcgtATTTTTGAGGAAGATATTTTATTCtattaagttttatttcagttcctattatttaaacaaatggtttcaaaaatgttgaacaaaaacacataaaaattCCGACTATTatgatagtttttaaaaatttagacCCAATTTAAAGTATCTTAAAAAaccttttgaaaatagaaaggGTACCCAATATTGGGGATTTAATACACTTCCATTTTTCTCTATTGTTagatcaatttaaattgatctTGAAAACTTAGATCCAACTTTAAGTATCTTAAAGAAACTTTTCCAATTATAAAGGGTACCCAATATTGGGGATCGAATGCACTTCCATTTTTCCCTATTGTCTGAGCAATTTTAATTGATCTTGAAAACTTAGCCCCaacttaaagtattttaaagaaactttttcaaattataaAGGGTACCCAATGTTGGGGATCGAATACACTTCCATTTTTCTCTATTGTTTGATCAATTGGCGTTAGTTGCGTTTGTAGAGAGCTTTGTAAGCTTTGCAAGCAAAATTGAGAGCGATGCTCTCGGGCGAACAGGTCCGGAGCAAGTTGCCATTGGATTGGATCGCTCTGGTTGGTATGGGTATCGTGTAGGGATCGCTGGTGGCAAGTGATCGCGGATCGGAGGCCTCAGTACCGCCCGAGCTAGCGACGCGTCGAGATCTGAACACCCGAACCGTTACTACAAACTTACACTGCGCGAACCGTTACACTTTTGTGCTGGGAGCGATCGAACACTAATACACTTACCACGAATTTCCCGCACATCGAAGAGATTTTCCTTCCCCCCATTGAACTGTACCTGAATAGTTGCGTTTTTGGAGTTTTGGAAAAGTGCACAgtgagtggagtggagtggaaaATGAGAAAATGAGAGATTGGAATGGAGAGAGTGGAGTGTGTAGGTTGTCTATGGAAGAGGAGCTCGAAACCGCAGTTAGAAACGAGTTTTCCCTACGTgtctttggttttggttttggttttggcccCATGTACGTGGAAGTACTCGCTTTTTGAAGTGAAATTCGAAAACGCATCCTCCTCGTAGAAACCATGTAGCCATGTATCTGCCAATGTGTATCTCTTCTTGGCCAGATGATTCATGTACGGTGGGCACTCGTACGTACACTCGATTTATTTCCCCACCGAAAGGCACCGACGGCGCAGTATTCCGTATTCAAATTGAAAGAACAGTGGCAGTGAACtataaatagaattatttgttttcatatACCGACGgaaccaaaaaaaagcagaaaTGGCTCGGCAAAAGTCGAAAAGTGTTCGCTCGGAAATTCGCCCAGTAAATGTATCtgtgtatctttgtatctctgCATCTGTATCTGCTAAACTTTCGTTTAATTTAGCCAAGTTCAAACGGCGTCTACAGCTTGTTTATGTCCGCTTGGCTTGAACTCGTGGATCGCTTTTCGTGTGGGTGCCTCAAAATTGGCAACTCGACACACAGATACGCAACACACTCGCACTTTGGCTAgaacataaacatatatagaTAATGATACATGCCTGGCGCATATATAGACGTTAAATTTCGCCTAcgtttcgattcgattttCGGAAATTTCAACAACAGAACGGCGGCGACGACAACAACACCTTCGCTTTTTTTTCGACCATTTCAAACTCGTTGGTTATAGCctgatatttgtttattttacgaTTTTGTTTGCCATTGCCTACGTATGCGTTCTGGCATTTGGCGATTTGTGATCAACGATCTGGCTTCTCGCTTCCCATTACCCCTTCCTCCAAAAACCCCGCCCACTTCGGTGGCGTTTAACCCATAGCAATACATCTACTCCAATTTTGTTTATCTAATCAAGAATTTTGAATACGAATTCTTCGGGAGCTCTTAGAAAACTGTTTTTGAAAAGAAATTAGATCACAAAATCAAATTCTgctacaaatattaatttgcatattaCCAACAGGAAATGCACTTATTTGTAACCTAGTGATTCATTGCGTTTACCATAATTTTCTCGGGAATTGCATatgaaaattaagaatttttcaaaactcaAATCATGTTTTCCAAATTCTACCTCTGATTCATAACTTGCATCCCACCTTTTCAGATTAATGTTTACTTTCGCGTAGGATTAGCGTTAATGAGTAAGCTTATTTATAGGTCTGACTTTTGCGATTATAgaacttaatttttaattaattgagcCATAAGACcatacatttcatttaaaaaaaacattttacttgTTGGTACTTAAACAGTTTCTTAGaaccaaaatttaataatttgttagtTGTTTTGCATATTATGGTCTCTTATCGTAGGTAAAACTTTCACGTGCCATATAAGAAATAGTTGGCCATATTTAAGTAGAAGTGGAAATCAGAAAGTAACtttagtaatttatttttttaaaaagttatttaaatccTATATTGTGGCAGTTATAATCTGTGATCTGCAAACAGCACTAGCGGTCCAAATCTATCTATAAAAGAAGGCTATTCCAAAATAAtgctaattttaaaaatgcccAAAAATGCTGATCTAATGTATAATCCCTGAAATAATACGTAATgccatattttttcattcataaaatCGTAAAAATACCCAAATGACTTACAAATGCGGCACGTAGTTGTTCAACGGGTTAATTCCAATCGCCAGACAGACAGCAACATGTTTCCTCGGAGCTTCGATCCGAGTATACGAGTATATGAGATCATTTTGACCTGCGTGTGTACACtgtacatatgggcacttccaaaatgtcgctcgggacatttgcacacctttaaagttgaaaaaaaattgtaaaacaatggattttaattttaattatgggcttttcttttcactcttcccaagctctatttttggtaaaaatcttgattttgtaccacttttagtttttaagatatcggtaaaaaactgccgtattcgctcgggacaaaaatagaagtggatttcggggaagttcatacaacaccagaaattagcgaattctgatggaatatttcaatgcgattttttttagaatgttgttcaaacatgtcgctgtgaaatgcttttggttttactcaaaaattcttgccgttttttttttttttgccgtttcaaccacattcgctcgggacatgtcgctcgggacattttttccgactgttttgtaaagcggatttctttacctctatctctcaattgctggatgttttgcttttaacttaatagttta from Drosophila takahashii strain IR98-3 E-12201 chromosome 2R, DtakHiC1v2, whole genome shotgun sequence encodes:
- the Sps1 gene encoding inactive selenide, water dikinase-like protein, translated to MSYAADVLNSAHLELHGGGDAELRRPFDPTAHDLDASFRLTRFADLKGRGCKVPQDVLSKLVSALQQDYSAQDQEPQFLNVAIPRIGIGLDCSVIPLRHGGLCLVQTTDFFYPIVDDPYMMGKIACANVLSDLYAMGVTDCDNMLMLLAVSTKMTEKERDVVIPLIMRGFKDSALEAGTTVTGGQSVVNPWCTIGGVASTICQPNEYIVPDNAVVGDVLVLTKPLGTQVAVNAHQWIDQPERWNRIKLVVSEEDVRKAYHRAMNSMSRLNRVAARLMHKYNAHGATDITGFGLLGHAQTLAAHQKKDVSFVIHNLPVIAKMAAVAKACGNMFQLLQGHSAETSGGLLICLPREQAAAYCKDIEKQEGYQAWIIGIVEKGNKTARIIDKPRVIEVPAKD
- the conv gene encoding chaoptin encodes the protein MIQLRLRSLVLLHFIALASSEYVYGEPEFKCPKKSNVLYPCECVKGSDNGLYIRCENTNLATLSVALQNLASFEMPIEELTIYKGHFVRLFGPLFAHIKARLLIIEETPLTTIEDYVFYGVNNTLEQLHLIRTNLSHVGPLGFGILGKTKELVIDGHAFEQLPKDLFAGQEIANSLGIIRVTNGNLSDLPIETFQPLRKLKTLDLHGNQLENLKRNQFKNLRELEVLDISHNKIKKLEAQHIADLTKMGWCNVSHNALNELSRGTFARNSVLKVLHLSHNNISRLDANSFRGMRFLRRLFLSDNVLTDIGRGTFGSIARIGTIDLARNQLKKVEYQMFTQMNYVELLDLAENNITKIEKNSFKDIYQAVINVSHNALELIETAAFENCVNITVLDLSHNLLTNFSRRSFDETTFATYFQLSYNNFTNLAQIPLQNMTGLKVLNASHNNIAEIPKNCFPKLYELHTIDVSHNNISSIFNGVFQTLFSLRSLDLSYNSMREIKSSTFGTLPTLLEMNLSHNGLVNVVRGSLAKLTSMRQLYLNNNQLDKLFQLPISLNELHFSHNLLNEIPANTWPVMNSLIYLDLSHNQLGDSLNGQSFTGLLVVQRLKLQNNGISQPPLEAVAVMSTLQYLYLENNNITTLERSAFGKLPVLFELNLYGNQVKDISKRAFEGLLQLLTLNLSSNGIQQLQNDIFIGLPSLRNLDLSFNYLTKLDNKTNGVLDDLLSLETLDLSHNRISFVTKKTFPSHQWIPYNLRNLNLSYNQMPVLTYDITFGTKKLYTLDVSHNQINDLRRGVISNFTSLRSLDMSYNELANLASEEHIFDLPQNLSSLDLSHNQIYHLPFANLVKVSSLKHVDLTNNSLEDVPASIVGSMRNGSQVLLAGNPLHCGCNLRPLKYFMLQQTSPGEDLQSIYCNTPAMIKDKQLISLEDEYLHCAEDEREMYKGFDYEQLTDVRFREVKTTKSGLLTLSWYVSGTSDVADFQVYIRSSSNEVLHQSDYAYNNRTAQIPVEEIAILGEEKLRAAEICIVSRDSDGNTRKWFSGQCQQLPSLKRPRTFFFGNFQVRGGVSRTSSSLPHCLLYIILVLFVARL